The Pseudanabaena sp. BC1403 genomic sequence ACTTTTTCATCGACTGCTAGATATGTCAGAAATGTATTGAGTTCTTCACCGTTCATCTCGCTAAAATGTCTTTTGTTATGAAACAAAATGTAACGACGAATCCACTGCACATATGTTTTTTCAGTTTGGTAGAAGGAATGCTTAATGCGGATCGCGTCGCGCACTCGGTCTAGAAGTTTTTTCGGCTTCTGCTCTGTCGTGTTAACCTGCATTTTTCTGTATAACTCACCTATATGGGATATTACCCCGAAAAATTCTGTATAATACACAAAATAGTTGTGTTACCCAGAAAGTTTCTGTATAATTATCATAATAAGGGTAATTATTCAGAAACTTTCGTTAGTATCATGAATTATTCGCGCTCGCCCAAAGTACAAAAAATGATCGTCACTGCGTAAAGGTTGCAGCAAGCCCAAATCTTGAGCGCAAATAAATAAAGACACTAACAAACTTTCAGTATAGTTACTAGTTAGACT encodes the following:
- a CDS encoding site-specific integrase, which translates into the protein MQVNTTEQKPKKLLDRVRDAIRIKHSFYQTEKTYVQWIRRYILFHNKRHFSEMNGEELNTFLTYLAVDEKVAASTQNQALCAILFLYREVLQQELDLNLDAVRAS